Within the Ochrobactrum sp. Marseille-Q0166 genome, the region TCTACGCAAAGGCGCTACGCAGTTTTGCTGGAAGTGCTTTGCCGTTTCGCAATGCGGGAAGCAACGAAACGGGCAATTGCCGGACCAGCAAGCAGCACGATGAAAAAGCGGCTGGTTTGCATGGCGATGATAAACGGCAGGTCAACATTGCTCGATGCTGCAATAATGGCCACGGTGTCTGCACCACCGGGACTGGTGGCGAGGTAAGCGGTGAGGGGATCAAGGTCCAGCACATGCCCAAGTGCCATGCCGAACAATCCGCAGACGGCTATCAGAACAAGGGTTGACCCAAGCACTGCAGGGAAGGCGCGTGCTGCGTGTGCAATGATTGTGCGCGTAAAGCCAAGACCTATGCGCCAGCCAATGGAGATATAGCTTCCTGCCAGCAACCATGGCGGCAGATCAATCACCATCAGGCCCAAATCTTGCAACAAGGCACCAAGCGCGAGTGGCACGAGCATTGATCCGGTTGGAATGCGTGATATTTGGCCGAGATAAGCACCGCAGACGATCAAGGCGAGTGTCGGGCCGAGTGTGTTCCAGTGAATTGCAGGAAACCACTCTACGGCGGCGGGAGCAACCGTTTTGATATCGGCGGTAAACATGACCACAAGCGAAGCGGTCGTTGCCACCAGCACCACACGCAAATATTGCATGAAGGCGATCAGCCGTGCATCAGACCCGAAGGATTCGGCCATAAGCACGATTGCCGTTGCAGCTCCCGGCGAAACACCCCAGACGGCGGTTGTCCCAGGCAGAACGCGGAAACGGGCCAGAGAATAACCGATTGTAGTGCTGGCGAGCAGCGTAAAGCCTGTCGAAAACAGGATGATCGGCAGATGTTGTCCCATATTGCTGAAGAATTCAGCCGTCATGGCACGCGCGATCAAAAGACCGACAATTGCCTGTGCAAGAAGCGAGAAATGCTTGTGAACCTTAATCGCGCTTTCGCGTGACGCCAGCGTAATCGCTCCAAGCATCGCGCCGAGAAGAAACGCAGCCGGCAGCCCCAGCCATTCGCCGATAAAGATGAAAAAGGCAGATGCTATCAGCAGCAAGCCCCATTGGACTGGCTTTGGGATATGACTGACCGTATATTTATCGCGGGTCTTTTCGTGCCCGGGGAGAACGGGTTTTTGCATCGCGCTTTTTCCCTACAACCAGTAAAGGTGAGAATGCAAACGCGTTTTTCCCTGGGGCATATATGCCGCGAGAAGAAACTCTCGCGGCGGATGCCATCAGAGGATGGTTCCGAATTCCATGCTGACAGGTTCGATCAAAGACAGAAATGCATCGCAGTCCGCATTACCGTGCCAGTTTGCGCAGATTTCGCTTGCGGTGGTCTGGTTGTCGGCGAAGGCCAGATCAACAAATGTTCCATCCGCGAGCTTAACGAGGTGCTGTGCTTGCCAACCCGCTTGAAGCGAAAGGTGGTTGCTCACCATCGCTGTATAGGCGTCTCGCATGGCTTGTTCGTCTGCACCCGATTTCAATCGGAAGTGCCCGAGCTCTAAGCCGTTGCCTGATGAGGCCATCTGCGGCGGCGTCATGGCTTTGTAATGGCCTATCGAAACCATCTGTTTCAAGGTTGCTCTAAAGGCGGCAAATTCAGGTGCCGTGCCAACGAGTTTTGCTGCGGCCTGCGCATCATCCAGCGTTAACCACGAAACAAGATCAACCCGATCATCTGCATCCGTTGTGCCGGTAAATGGCATCCAGGCGATGAAGCCAGGAAGGGCGCTGATTTGTTCACGTGCACGCGCGCGCTCTTTGTCGGCGCTGGTTATGTCATTGACCTTGTAGGTGACGATTTCGAAGTATGGTGCGTTCACGAAAAAAACTCCTGTGTGTTTGGCGTGTTGCACATACACGAAACCCCTGACAGTTTTTGTCAGGGGTGTGCTATAGGCTTGGCGCATGAAAACACTGCGCCTCTTTTCTCTGCTCGATAGACTTCGTTCCGCTTCCATGCCTGTTTCGGCGGAGGCACTTGCTGCCATGCTGGAAGTGTCACCGCGCACGATTTACCGGGATATGGCGACGCTGGCCGCAATGGGTGCGCCGGTCAGAGGCGAAGCGGGATTGGGCTATCAGCTTGAGAAGGGGTACTTTCTGCCGCCGCTTCACTTTGATGCGGATGAGCTGGAAGCCATCATGCTTGGTGTCAGACTGGTTATGGCGCGCGGTGATGGTGATCTTAGCGCGGCAGCCCAACGCGTCTCGGGGAAAATCAGTTCAACGATGCAGGCCGAAGCAGGTGACCGCTATAAAACCCTGCCGCTGAGAGCTGTATCGAAAATGACCGAGGAAAACAGCAAGGCTAACCTGCATCTCTCATTTTTGCGGCGCGCGGTTCGTGATCGTGTGGTTGTCAAACTGGAATATAAGGACTTGCGGGATAAAACGACCGAACGAAGCGTGAGGCCGCTTGGACTAACCATGTTTGATGCCGTCTGGCTTTTGACCGGATGGTGTGAAAACCGTAACGATTTCAGAAATTTCCGTCTCGACCGGATCAGTAAGGTCGAAGCGGCCGGCCGGGTGTTTCGACATCAGAAGGGGCAGCGCTTCGAGGACTATCTGCTAACGCTTTAAAAATAGAAAAGGCGCGGCCTCCTCTCGGAAAGCCGGGCCTTTCAAATGAATTTCGGCTGTCTTTTATCCAAGACGGCTCAAGATGCTAACGCATTACGCCTTGAAAAAGTTCAATCCCCAAATGGACTTAACCAAAGCTCCATGAGTCGGCCTCATAGGGGTTTGATATTAGCCAATCATCGCACGACGATGGTTGAGCGGGCGCTCGACGATTTCGCGGGGTGCCTTGACGCCGTCACGTTCTTCCAGCGCTTCTGCTTTGGCGAGGTCCGCCTCGGCGACAACCAGTTCTGCTTCGGCGGCTTCTTTCTGCTGCATCAGATCGCGAATCGAACCAAAAAGATTGTCGCGACGCTGACGTGCAGCCTTCGCAAAGGTCGGATAGGCGAAATGATTGATGTCAGTGATGCCTGCCTTCTTTTCTTCCGACAGAATTTGGGCGTCGAGTTCTCCGGCCATTCGTTCGAACTCACCCATCATCAGATCAAGTTGACCCAGTTGACGGCGCTTTTCCTTCACCTGGAACAATTTCAGCCTGACGAGGCTTTCACGTGGCTTCATACGCAATACTCCTTGAACACCAACCAGCTTTCTAAATGTTGGGGCGTTCCCCCCGACTTTATTAACAGGCATATATGCGAGCGATTTTCCCGCATTATGCCGTGAAATCCGTTGCATTGCCTGGCTTTTCAGGGCTTCGGCTCTGCCACCAATTTTAAGAACAGCCTCAATAAGCGAAACAAAAAGTTAAGATTTCGCCCTTTTGGTAACCATTCCTTTACCGGCAACGTTAATCATACGCATTAGGAATTAAGGCTCGGTAAATATGGTGTGGTTTTTGAGTAACAGGTGAAAGCTAGAGTCAAATGAATCACTTAAGACATTTTCTTAATGTGATTCATGAGTATCGAGTGAGTACAAGAATTGCTTATGATTCAGTTGGATATGGTTTTTTTCTCATACGTTAAGAATTAGGCTTGCCAACCGGAATCATATTTTGTTAACCATTTGCAGGCACCTTCATATTCAGGCAACGACAGTTCCGTCAGCTGCCGTGAGGGAAAACTGGTCAGCGGCGGAAAGGGGATAAGATATGCGCGTCCTTTTGATTGAAGACGACAGTGCTATCGCACAAAGCATTGAACTAATGCTTAAGTCCGAGAGCTTCAATGTTTACACCACCGATCTGGGTGAAGAAGGCATCGATCTCGGCAAGCTTTATGATTATGACATCATCTTGCTGGACCTGAACTTGCCGGATATGTCCGGTTATGAAGTTCTGCGTACCTTGCGCCTTTCAAAGGTCAAGACGCCAATCCTCATTCTTTCCGGCATGGCTGGTATTGAGGACAAGGTTCGCGGACTGGGCTTCGGCGCAGACGACTATATGACGAAGCCGTTCCACAAGGACGAGCTGATCGCCCGCATTCATGCCATCGTTCGTCGTTCCAAGGGGCATGCCCAGTCGGTTATCACCACTGGCGATCTGATTGTTAACCTCGACGCGAAAACCGTTGAAGTTGGCGGCCAGCGCGTTCACCTGACCGGCAAAGAATATCAGATGCTTGAGCTTCTTTCGCTTCGTAAGGGTACGACGCTCACCAAGGAAATGTTCCTTAACCACCTTTACGGCGGTATGGACGAGCCTGAGCTCAAAATCATCGACGTGTTTATCTGCAAATTGCGCAAGAAGCTCGATGCCGTCTCTGGCAGCCAGAGCTACATCGAAACCGTTTGGGGTCGCGGCTATGTGCTGCGTGAGCCAGATGGCAGTGAATTGCGCGAGATCGCATAAGCAGTTTGAATTGCTCTTCAATAAGGCCCCGCTCAAGCGGGGCTTTGTTTTATGCGTATCTTTTCCGAACGCTGTTGCGCAGTTTTCAGGATGTTTGCTGAACCAACAAAAAAGCGCAGCTTACGCTGCGCTTTTTTGTTTATCTGCCGATGTGATCTTATTCGGCTGAGAAGACGATATCTTCTGCCGTTGCATGGATAGAGATGGTCATACCTGCTTCTTCCGCAAGCAGCAGCGTGTAGTATGGCTGCACCGAATGCGCATCGATGGGCTCTTCCGGCTCTGCTCCTGAATGAAGTTCAAGGAATTTCGGCGGGACACGCAGCATACGCCCCTTCACGGTGACGACGAAACGCGGATCAGTATCGCCATTTTCCAATCGTACAGCCAGCGAACCACCACGCGGGATAGCGGCATTGCCGATCAGAAGCATATTGAGCAGAAGCTTCACCTTGTTCTTAGGCAGGAGAACGCGTGCGCCTTCCCATGTCAATTCGGGCTTTTCATTCGCGAAATATTGTGTCGCGACGTGCTGAGCATCGCCGGTATCGATTTGCACGCCTGCGGAACCGGCAGCACCAAATGCGATGCGGGCGAACTGGAGCCGCGCCGAGGCATTACGGGCGCTTGATTTGATAAGCGCCATCGCATCCTCATCTGCGCCGCCTTCTTCGAGCAGCTCGAGACCATTGTTGATGGCGCCGACCGGTGAGATGATATCATGACAGATCCGGCTGCACAGAAGCGCACCAAGATCGAGCGCGGAAAGGGTGACGGGCAATGGCATGGTGTTTTCTCCAGGCGCGAACCGGCTCTGCTGGTCGACCTTTGGTCGAATATCAGGCGGCAATCAGTTGATGAGCATAAACCCCGACGAATCACCATCGGGAACCTTGAGAATCTGGATACACGCGACGTCCTGTTGCCGCAAGAAAGCTGTTTTTGCCGCCATTCTAAAGCCAATTTCAGCACATAAAGAATTAGACAAGAATTTCGCGGTTAGAATGAGCGCGATTCGGTGAAAGCGTTCATAAGAAGCGCATCCAAAGCTTTTAACAGGGCGTCAGACAGAGAAGCTGGTAGGCAAAAGGAATTATAAATGGCCATACCGTCCCTGTCGCAGATCAGGCTCCGCAACGCGGCATATAGTTTAGCGTTTATTGCGGCTTTTCTGATCTCCATCATCGCGGTGCCGCACAATGCGCTGGCACAAAGCAGCAACACATATTCGTCTCAGGAAATCGTTGATTCCGGGCACAGATTTTTTGGCTCCACGTCTGGCGGTATCGCCAGTGCTGTCGAAAAAGCATTTCAGAGCTTTGGCCTCCCTAATGGGTATATTCTCGGCGAAGAAGGCTCTGGCGCATTTATTGGCGGACTGACCTACGGGGAGGGCACGCTTTATACAAAGAATGCCGGGGATCATCGTACATTCTGGCAGGGCCCATCGCTCGGCTGGGATTTCGGCGGGCAGGGCTCGCGCGTTATGATGCTTGTTTACAATCTCGACGACATTCAGAGCCTTTATGGCCGTTATGCCGGCGTTGCAGGCTCAGCTTATGTTATCGCTGGCGTGGGCTTTAATGTGCTTAAACGCCAGAACATCATGCTGGTCCCCATCCGTACGGGGGTCGGTGCACGACTGGGTGTCAATATCGGTTACTTGAAGCTTTCCGCTTCGCCGACCTGGAACCCATTTTGATCCTGACGATCAACGAGTGCCCGTCATCGCTATGGCTGGCGCTTTCTTTTAAACGCACATCCCGAAAACCGTTTCACACTTTTCGGGATGTGCTCTAACGTGAAAAAGCTGTGATTCAATCTGCGCTCATTTTCATACTTGGCGTGCTTGTGGCGGTTTTCGTCGTGGTTCTGCTTGGGCCAACGGTCTGGCGCCGTGCTTTTTTTCTGGCGCGTCGACAGGTTCAAGCTGAACTTCCGATAACGCTCGCCGAAATCAGGGCTGATCGAGATGGGCTGCGTGCAGAACATGCCGTTAATACAAGCCGGCTTGAGCAACGGCTGAAACTTGAACGCGAAAAGACATCTGCGCAGCTTATCAGGCTTGGGCAGCTGCATGACGACCTGAAGCAGTATTCGACATTAGAGACCGACATGACTGCGCTTCGGGAAATGCTTGGGGCGCGTGACAAGCTGATTGAAGAGATCACAAACGAGCGCGATAATTTTGCGGAAAAAGCGGAAATTGTTGCAGCTGAAGTGGATCGGCTTAAAAAACACCTTTCATCTCTTCAGGAACTAGCCGATACGCTTCGTATCGAGTTAAGTGCCAAGGAGGCCGACTACGGCCGTCTGGCAAATGAGATGAGTGAATTGCGGCGTGAACGTAAAGATGCATCTGTCCGCTATAATGAGGTTTCGACGCAATTGACTGCCGCACAGACTGAACTCAAAACTGAGAAGCGCCGTAATACAGAATTGCAGCAGAAGCTCGATAAATTGATTGCCGATTTTTCTGATGCGCAGGAA harbors:
- a CDS encoding AbrB family transcriptional regulator, whose protein sequence is MQKPVLPGHEKTRDKYTVSHIPKPVQWGLLLIASAFFIFIGEWLGLPAAFLLGAMLGAITLASRESAIKVHKHFSLLAQAIVGLLIARAMTAEFFSNMGQHLPIILFSTGFTLLASTTIGYSLARFRVLPGTTAVWGVSPGAATAIVLMAESFGSDARLIAFMQYLRVVLVATTASLVVMFTADIKTVAPAAVEWFPAIHWNTLGPTLALIVCGAYLGQISRIPTGSMLVPLALGALLQDLGLMVIDLPPWLLAGSYISIGWRIGLGFTRTIIAHAARAFPAVLGSTLVLIAVCGLFGMALGHVLDLDPLTAYLATSPGGADTVAIIAASSNVDLPFIIAMQTSRFFIVLLAGPAIARFVASRIAKRQSTSSKTA
- a CDS encoding YafY family protein, whose amino-acid sequence is MKTLRLFSLLDRLRSASMPVSAEALAAMLEVSPRTIYRDMATLAAMGAPVRGEAGLGYQLEKGYFLPPLHFDADELEAIMLGVRLVMARGDGDLSAAAQRVSGKISSTMQAEAGDRYKTLPLRAVSKMTEENSKANLHLSFLRRAVRDRVVVKLEYKDLRDKTTERSVRPLGLTMFDAVWLLTGWCENRNDFRNFRLDRISKVEAAGRVFRHQKGQRFEDYLLTL
- a CDS encoding flagellar export protein FliJ codes for the protein MKPRESLVRLKLFQVKEKRRQLGQLDLMMGEFERMAGELDAQILSEEKKAGITDINHFAYPTFAKAARQRRDNLFGSIRDLMQQKEAAEAELVVAEADLAKAEALEERDGVKAPREIVERPLNHRRAMIG
- the ctrA gene encoding cell cycle two-component system response regulator CtrA, which gives rise to MRVLLIEDDSAIAQSIELMLKSESFNVYTTDLGEEGIDLGKLYDYDIILLDLNLPDMSGYEVLRTLRLSKVKTPILILSGMAGIEDKVRGLGFGADDYMTKPFHKDELIARIHAIVRRSKGHAQSVITTGDLIVNLDAKTVEVGGQRVHLTGKEYQMLELLSLRKGTTLTKEMFLNHLYGGMDEPELKIIDVFICKLRKKLDAVSGSQSYIETVWGRGYVLREPDGSELREIA
- a CDS encoding histidine phosphotransferase family protein — its product is MPLPVTLSALDLGALLCSRICHDIISPVGAINNGLELLEEGGADEDAMALIKSSARNASARLQFARIAFGAAGSAGVQIDTGDAQHVATQYFANEKPELTWEGARVLLPKNKVKLLLNMLLIGNAAIPRGGSLAVRLENGDTDPRFVVTVKGRMLRVPPKFLELHSGAEPEEPIDAHSVQPYYTLLLAEEAGMTISIHATAEDIVFSAE
- a CDS encoding EipA family protein, whose product is MAIPSLSQIRLRNAAYSLAFIAAFLISIIAVPHNALAQSSNTYSSQEIVDSGHRFFGSTSGGIASAVEKAFQSFGLPNGYILGEEGSGAFIGGLTYGEGTLYTKNAGDHRTFWQGPSLGWDFGGQGSRVMMLVYNLDDIQSLYGRYAGVAGSAYVIAGVGFNVLKRQNIMLVPIRTGVGARLGVNIGYLKLSASPTWNPF